The following is a genomic window from Triplophysa dalaica isolate WHDGS20190420 chromosome 22, ASM1584641v1, whole genome shotgun sequence.
tactataggcctgtgcatcacctgatctgaaggcggtgttgcgtgctttcaacaggaggcgcacttccttgttcatccatggcttctgattagttgtgacactatcaatagtggtattgatgtagtccaatacagaggaggtgtagctgtcaatgtccgtgtgagagccactggtggcctgagaagcaaacatactccagtctgtgtgtagaaacctttcctggagtgtgaagtctgcccccgcaggtcacaccttgatggtcttcactgatggcttcacacgattaatgagaggtgaatacttgggggtgagcaACAAAGagaggtgatcagattgaccaaggtgggggagggggggttgcggtgtaagcttcagccatgtttgtatagacatggtctaaagttttgtttcctcttgtgtggcaggaaacatgctgatgaaatttagggagcactgtctttaagtttgagtgattaaaatctcccgcaacaacaaatgcagcctccgggtgagcagtctgttgtttactgatggctgcatgaagttctttcatagcaagcttggcatcagcatccggtggaatataagctgccgttataatggttgaagtgaattcccgtggcagataaaacggtctacatttaaccatgagaaactcaaggttagccgaacagtgtctcccgacaataacagagttcgtgcaccaagctttattgacataaatgcacagtccacctcctcttgtcttaccggattcctctgccgttctatccgcgcggtgtgtgttgtagcccgctaactcaatagcgttgtccggtatgccgctgtgtagccatgtttccgtgaagattatgacattgcagttcaaaagtcttttgttgttgatgatgcggagtcgaatctcatccattttgttcactaatgatcgtacattagcaaggaaaatgctgggtaaagagagccggtgtggtgttagcgttagcttagctcttagccctccgcgttttccccgcctctgtttacgatctcgacgccgccagcgagcacttccgccgggccgtgtggggtgcgtagcatcggaggttttgacgatctcagggacgagttgaatgtttctgatataacttccgggaatgcgcaaaccgatatccaaaagctcatgccgggtgtacgatgtgaatgcacaactgttctgaacgaacaggcccgagatgagcaagaaaaacactatataattgctaaaactggagagacgctgagcctcgcgatgttcacgcgccgccatcttggtcttTTCAACCAagatgacgctgtgaaggagcgtggactgatgggatctgttgtcttcaacttcACCACTGATTGCCATCAATCAGAcaggaacgagaaatcatgttagccgatgaggtaaagttttataattgttgcaaataattgtggtccataaaaaAGTGACGGCTTGAAACAAGTTAGTGGCTGGCTAGACGCTAGActaggcttgttcgacttgatgcggcACCGACAGCTTCCGACAGGCGATACTTTGAGGCCATCCGCATGTCGGATCTTGCGGCACCGCATCAAGTAGAGCAAGCCTAATAATTCCTTATACTTGTTGTTACTACGTCAtgaaaggcggtaacaaaggggaaCACTGATATGAcaccattgacaggcgactgcacagtCGTGTCACTGTTCAGAATGGTGATTTTCTCACAATTTActagtagttggaaacatttgagatgttGTACAAACAAGctgaacaaaatgaacaaaatatgtaacactagtggttttgggatattttactgcaaaattgttacaaactgcacctttaactgtagtaaaaacatgactttttggtttgtttcaaaTCATggttaattaaaaataaaattgtaaagatTAGAACTCACATTTGgcaacaaacaaatgaaaaaaataataatcctCTGTATTTAATCCTCTGTCTTTGTCTCGCAACCACTAAAAGACATTCAATTttgcacattcacacacaatatGAAACAAAAAGTATTGACACAAGATAAACAAAATTTCTTCAAtttatcatcattttatttgacagctATAGGTCAAAGTATCTGTACTGAGGCGACTATCAAGCAAACAGGGGGTCTAGAGGCTtcataaaatcattttgatgACCTTGCAACATTCTGTAACAACTTTCACTAGAAAGCTCAgtctttaaacatttgttttgcatgGCGGTAGaaataaacaagtaaaataaacaagaactaTTTACAAAGTTTGCAGGTTAACGGATACAGtggtgaaaacaaaaaatgtaaaaacaagcaTAACTTGCAGCTGTTTCCTTCTGATTCAGTCTCACAGAAAACTGAACACCATCTGTACTTTCACAAGTTTTCTGGGtccttcagttttgtttaaaactctACTGAATATCATTAATACTGTTTCCAGAAGGATTCCCAGCAGGGATATGGTCAGCTGCAGAGTCTGTGAAAAGGACAAACAGTTTATAAAGATATGTTTATGTAACAAATAACCTAAATGACAAATGAAGCTAATATATAAACAACTTATTAAGAATACCTCTGCACGGTcctcttttaaaaacaacatcatcGATTGCAATATCACTTCTTACTGATGCACCTCTCGTGGCTTCAAACACAATCTAAAGGAAGGAAAGAGTTAAAGTAATGTTGATATCAAAGATAGGATGGGAAAATAACTAGACTTCTAAACTTTTTTAAACGAAGATAAAATGCTTTGCAGATCTTTTGTTGTTGACAAAACAGCTAAATATCTATTTGGCAAGACACATTATAAGGATAACATTAGGGTTTGGCATTTGGATTTATGAAGCACCTTCACGCTTCAATTTTAACTGAACATTACATATTGATAGTAAGACAATGTTATTAGTTTTGTACTATTTCAGCACTGTGTTGTATTGATGTCAAATATGGGTCCTGAAGCAAACCAGTTGGTTTATGGCTCATGTTGTTCAATGTGACTGACCTGGTGTAGACGGTCAAATTGATAAGTTATTGAAGCTCTGAGCCAGGACACACCCTGCTCTTCATATCGTGTCCATAACAGTGTTTCTTTGTCCTCTTGTCCAGTCTGGAGATAAACACTTAGCTGGCCCGTCCCTGATCCATACATATGGTAGTAAAATTGTAAGCACTGTGCTTCTCTAGATCCCCGTAGAGAGCTGGACAGCAGACGAGCTTTGTTACCGGGCGGCATAAATGACGCCTCAATATACAAATAATGACCTAAAAGAATAAAGATAggatacaaaatatttaaaaggaaAGCACAATTTTTAGCATGATCAATGACATATGTGACATTAATGGGCTGCGCTTCCCGAAACTTTCTTAACACTATGTCACTCATTCTTAAGTTATATAAGGTAGTGATCTATTCTTATAGCTATACGTAGGTTCAATTACAACCTTAGAAGGTACAATTCAACCTTATTTTGCACTTATCTTAAAATGTTAGAATATATtagtatatgtatattatattagtatattccattttccattccattttctaccgcttatccgaactacctcaggtcacggggagcctgtgtcTCAGGAGTCTATattagtatatatttttttaaaattacatttgattttaaatttgttATATTGCCTCTTAGTAAGAAATGGTAATGAACTTGATTTTTGTAAATACTTGTCAGCTgcctttatatgtttttttttactgcattttgTATAGGTtctgtaaaacatttagatttagtcatttagcagacacttttatccaaagcgactaacagaGAGTTcaaggagcaataagcgatatgtcatacaggagcaataatacaataggtgctaatacaaagttcaaAAGCCAGATCAACACCTGTTGAGAAAtcctgttttcttttcattttttttcatttttcatttttgattttatttttatttttatcatttttagaATGACTCATATATGCCCTGAAAGCGAACAGGGGTTGACTAAAATCCACAAAACTcaactttaaattatttgtacatttttttgaagCCAGAACACATTTGACTAATTATGATCTAAAATTGTAGATAATCTACAAATGATAATCTATAAATCCTGGGAAATAAATAACTGACCAACTCCTGTGGTGTGGTCTCCTCTTGGCCCTGTGTAGGAGGTTGGTGTAGGTCCTCTAGCCAGCATCCAGTCGCCTGTGTCTTTTTTATCTTGAGAGTATCCACAGAAACCAGCATCAAAGTTACACTGAGACGGGTTCGACAGCGACGATTCTACGAAAATAAACACTTTCAGCATTTTTGTTTGCAATAAGCAGATCAATTAATCAATTTGAGATGCAAATTAACCATGAATTGTTATAAACAATGCTAGTTTACCTAATGGCAAGCAGTCCCCGAGGCTGACTTTAATGTCATCCAGACCAACAGAGCCGCAACTCCAAACATTTTTGCACGGACTGATGAAAACCATCTTTGCAGCCCAAGGAAGAAGATCAAAAAGCAAGCAAGAAGTatttctttatatgtttttaagcaGCGTAATAttcctaatatatatatatatagatatgaATATAGATTTGTGCAATGAGTTGAAATtaatcaacacaaaacaaagtaatacaagatcatttttttcaagttttcaCTTTCATAGACAATTCTGTGAAACCGCAAGATGCTAAGCAGATGGCTGAGCTTCTCTTTTTTTGTCCAACAACAAAAGCATCATAAAATGAAATCATATGGTGCACTATTCCAAGCTTTGTGTGAGGAACAAGATCAAGACAAAGTTTCCAATTGTGTGATTCAAAAAAAATTTGGCTCTGTATGCtgcatcagtttttttttcgCCATTGATGTGTAACTCCTAAACTGGTGTAAGTTCTTACATGTCACATGACCAATCATGACATCACTACTGTAAGCATATGCAAATGCAATTCAAGAGCTCCTCTAGGCTTATTTGAAGATGGGCAAACAACAACTTTTGTTCATGACACAAAGTCATTGCATTGCCTCAGAAATCATATTAAATACAGAagtatttctttctcttttcgcACTTCTGATAGCCAGTGGTCAGTGGATGGTTTGTATTGGAAAAAAACAAcgtttaaaacattctttataatttctcctttttttgtttcacagtgtAATGATGAGAGAATGTTTACAGTTTTGGGGACCTACTCCTCATTTTTCtgtcatgaacatttatttctccAAATCAGTATcctgctatatatatatatatatagttgaaagaaaaagtatgtgaaccctttgggcttacttggatttcttcataaattggtcataaaatgtgttctgatcttcaaaaaaggttgtgttcaataaaaacatgaaaacgtataatgtttgtgcggtattagatcaagcagactgtgtttctctattgttgtgacttagatgaagatcagaacacattttatgaccaatttatgaagaaatccaagtaagcccaaagggttcacatactttttctttcaactgtatatataaatggtCTCATGTCTGCTAACAGATGTAAGAGAAGCTTGCCAGACTCAAAATCAAAAAAGGAAACCAATATCACTCCCTTTAAATTAACTTCTTGTCAATGATAACTGGTACGGTCATACGTGCCAATATTAGAACCATTTAGCTTGTGTTTAGAGCATCTTACCTGAGCATTCTTTTGGCTTTGTATAGTCAGTTCGACTTCAATCCAAATGTTTCTTATCATCTCATTTTGAGtccatattttttgttgtttagagCCATCTGTGTAATACAGATACAAAGCCAAGTCTGTTCCACTAAGACCTCGTATGGAATAGAAGAACTTCACACAGTATTTCTGATTCCCAGGCATCAGCGGTCCAAACAGACGGCTCAGATATCCATACTGTGAATTAAAGCGAGAGTTGGCCAACAAAAACGATCCTGTACAGAAAGAACACCtatttttagcttttttgtgtatttgtaaagTTTCTTTAATGGGATCGTTcatccaaatatgaaaattggttcatcatttattccaaacctgtatgactttcttccagaacacaaaagaagatattgtgaagaacgTCGGTAACCAATCAACACTGAAccacattgactttcattgtatggtcACAAACCTATTTTCTCAAAActcattcttttgtgtttcacagaagaaagagtcacatacaggtttcgaatgacatgagggcaaataaatgaggacagaattaaaattttgagtgaactttcactttaaccTGCCAATGAATTTGTTATAAGCAGTTGTCCTAAAGCATATTTGGATCCAGATAGATGGTTACACCTGATCCTGTGGTGTGATCTCCAACGCTGTAGATGTTGGGCCGTACTGAGACTCTTTTCCACAGGGGACCGTCTGTCAGTGCCTGCGTGTACTCACAATATCCTGACTCAAAGTCACAGTTTGCAACAGATGGATCAAAGGTCGGTTCTGGGGAAGCAGTCATTGGATTTAGGTTTAATGTGATGTATTGATGCTGACTTGGACTGgaatactgtaaaatgtaaaaatggtaTCCTGATGGAGAATAAAGCTGGTAGAAATAAATGGGACCAGAATTTAGAGACTAAAATATGATCAAGACTTGGAAGTGGGCTTTTTAGTACATTGTggaaaggggggcgtggtctagcgcggtctgcggcagaggggcgtgtcgggagtatgacggtgagtaagcagatcaacgctagagtgaaatcacctgcttcttgttctagtaattggcgaggagacgcatttaaggcacgacaaaggagaagagaggagagagagaaaccaggctgggAAAGCACACATCGACGGACCGAGAGAGACAAGCTGTCTAGGAGTGTCCGAGAGAAAGGAAAGATTCGTCACAACCAGAGAGATTGTGTTATTGAGTGAGCGGGTCTACAACCCGGAagtattgtagtaaataaaaacCGATTCATACGCTTTCCCAGCGACGCCGactccgcctcctttcttccacaAACCTGAACCTTgctacagtggtgccgaaacccgggagaaAGGAAGGACCGCCTCCAAAATGCAGAGTCCCCCCTCAGGATCGCCGTTCGCGGAGGTCATCAGCTCTCTTGCCGGCCTCCATCAGGAACATCATCAGGCCCTGTTGGCACTGCGAGAAGACCAAGAGAGACGGTTCCAGTCTCTCGTAAAAACCCAACAGGAGGACCGTGATGCGTTCCGGAGCTGGTTGGGCCAGGAGCAAGGCAGTCCCCTACCAACTGGATCCCCGACGATACCGCTGCACAAGATGGGAGCCCAGGACGAGCCGGAAGCCTTCCTCGAACTGTTCGAGAGGTCCGCAGAGCTGTCAGGTTGGCAGCAGGACGCATGGGCTGCCCGTCTCATCCCGCTCCTGTCCGGAGAAGCCCAGATGGCCGCCCAGCAACTCCCCATCGAGAACCTGCTGAGGTATGCGGACCTCAAAAAGGCTATTCTCGAGCGAGTGGGTCGGAGTCCTGAGCAGCATCGGCAGCGGTTCCGGTCTCTGGAGTTCGGGGATCGGACACAGCCTTTTTCCTTTGCTCACCAGCTCCGGGATGCCTGCCGCAGATGGCTGATGACCGACGCTAGCACCGTCGAGACCATCATCGACCAGGTGACGTTGGAGCAGTTTGTGGCGAGGTTACCCAGGAAAACCTCCCAATGGGTCCAATGTCACCGCCCGACGATGCTGGCCCAGGCGATCCAATTGGCGGAGGACCAGCTGGTGGCGTGCCCCGGGGCCGGCGTAGCCCTACCatcgctctctccctctctcccttctgtctcttctctctctACGAGACCTGTTCCCTTTCCTAGGTCTCGGGGGAATTTCTACCCGCGGCCCGCGCCGCGAACACGGTTCTCGCAGGAGGCGGGACCTAACGGCGCTGCGAGGTCCCCTGAGGGATCCTATCACCGTCCGGGCAACAATGCCCATGCCGCTTCCCTTCCTTCagcctctcctcgccaattcgggGGTCTGCTTCCTGCCGCTGGGGCGGCGGGGACTCCTGGGCCGGCCTGTTGGCGTTGTGGGGACCCCGGACATTCTGTCGACCGCTGTCATATGATGGAGGTCGGGATGATGATCCGGGTGCCCGACAACCCTCAGGCTGCCCTCGGTCAGGACGGGTTGTACCAGATACCTGTGAGTATAAGGGGGGGTACATATCAGGCTTTGGTTGATTCAGGatgtaaccaaacctcaatCCACCAAAGCCTGATGCAATTCGGGGCAATGGATACGAGCCGCGgggttaaggtaaggtgtgtaCATGGGGATATCGTGAACTATCCTTTGGTGCCACTGACCATAAAATTTCGGGGACAAAAACATAGGATAGAGGTGGCTGTTAATGAGCACCTCCgacatccgctaattttggggaCGAATTGGCCATTGTTTTCAATATTAATGGGACATTTATGTGCGGATGTTTCTGGGCGTAACCAAGTGCGGCGGGGAGGAGCGGTCGCTCAGGTCGGAGAAGTTGAACCGGGACCTCTGATGACAGTTTCAGAGGAACGGAGCCCGGTGGACAGGAGAAACCTCTCTCAGGGCGATGATTTTCCTCTGGAACAGTCTCAGGATGAGACGCTCAAACATGCGTTTGAACAGGTCCGTACAATGGACGGACAGCTTCTCCAACCTGCGCAGACCCTATCCTACCCGTATTTCGCTATTTTGAAAGacaggttgtatcgagtgacccaggACACTCAGTCAAAACAAGATACAACCCAATTAGTCATACCCAAAAGCCGCCgtgaaatgcttttccaggcggcTCATTGTAATCCGATGGCAGGGCACCTAGGTCAAGCTGCAACTGTAAATCGCCTAACGACCCGTTTTTTTTGGCCGGGGATTCATGAGAACGTGCGTaggtggtgcgcgtcttgtcctgaatgccagttggtaaacccaccggccactccCAGGGCGCCATTATGCCCACTTCCACTTATTCAGGTCCCCTTCGAaagaattggtatggacctgatcgggccgttaGAGCGATCCGCACGAGGGCATCGATTTGCATTGGTCATCGTTGATTATGCAACCCGATACCCTGAGGCAGTGGCGTTACGCAATATCTCAGCAACCAGTGTTGCGGACGCCCTGTTTCGTTTAATCTCCCGTGTGGGGATCCCTAAGGAGATTCTCACagatcaaggcacggcgtttatgtcacggacaCTCCGCGAATTGTACGGATTATTGGGCATTAAGACGATTCGGACCAGCGTCTATCACCCACAAACGGACGGGTTGGTCGAACGTTTTAATCGCACATTAAAATCCATGATCCGGAAATTCGTACAcgaagacgccaaaaattgggataagTGGCTGGAACCCCTGTTATTTGCCGTCCGCGAGGTtccccaagcctccacggggttttccccctttGAGCTTCTCTATGGTCGTCAACCCCGCGGGGTTTTAGACGTCCTAAGAGaggcttgggaggacggaccttCCGCGAGCAAAAATCAAATTCAGTATGTCCTGGACCTGCCaacaaaactccatacactggggcggctctctatggagaatttgttacaggcaCAGGAACGACAAAGCCGGCATTATAACAGGGGAGCCAGACTACGTAAATTTTCACCGGGAGAGAAAGTGCTTGTATTACTCCCCACGTCCAGTTCTAAActactcgccaagtggcaagggccgtttgaggtcacacgacgaataggagatctcaattatgaggtagtacGGTCGGACAGGAGCGGGGCACATCAAATttatcacctcaacctcctaaaaaaatggagtgaggcgaacaccgtgatgctggcgacgacagTAACTAGAGTAGATGATCTCGGGCCAGAGACGAACACCAAGGTGCAATCACTCGCTCTGGCACCAGGCGGAGATCATCTCTCGTCCTCCCAGCTCACGGATGTTGCGAAGTTGCAAACggagttttcagatgttttttcgCCCCTGCCCGGCCGCACGAATCTCATAGAGCACCATATTGAGACAATACCGGGTGCCGTAGTACGCAGTCGCCCATATAggttacctgaacacaaaaaaattgtggttcAGAAGGAATTAGAGGCTATGCTGGACATGggggtaatagaagagtccaaAAGTGActgggcgagcccgatagtttTAGTACCAAAGACCGACGGCTCggtccggttctgtgtggactatcgcAAGGTGAATGCGGTGTCGAAGTTCGACGCCTATCCAATGCCTCGAATTGACGAATTACTTGACCGGCTAGGTAcggctcgtttttattcgacattggatctgacgaaaggatattggcagatccccCTATCTCCATtatccaaagagaaaacagCCTTTACTACGCCGTTCGGTTTACACCAATTCGTCACGCTTCCGTTCGGCTTATTCGGAGCCCCGGCAACATTTCAGCGTCTCATGGATCGTATCCTCAGACCTCACGCGGCATATGCCGCAGCCTAtctcgatgacatcatcatatacAGTAATGATTGGCAGCGGCATATGCAGCACTTGAGAGCGGTCCTGAGTTCGCTGAGGAGGGCGGGGctgacggctaacccgaagaagtgtgcggTTGGGCGAgtagaggtaaggtatctgggcttccacttgggtcacggggaggtgcgtccccaaattgataagacAGCAGCTATTGCCACCgccccgagacccaagaccaaaaaggaggtgaggcagttcctggggctggcgggatattatagacggtttgtgcccaattattcggacctcaccagcccgctgactgacctcactaaaaagggggaaccagataccgtccaatggacggagcagtgtcagcaggggtttacccaagtgaaggctgctctgtgtGGCGGACCGTTATTGCACGCTCCCGATTTTTCACTCCCTTTTCTGTTGCAGACTGATGCTTCGGACAGGGGCGTGGGCGCTGTCCTGTCCCAGGAGATAGAGGGGGAGGATCGtccggtgctgtacatcagCCGCAAACTGTCACGGGCGGAGATGAGGTACAGCACCATAGAGAAGGAGTGTTTGGCGATCCGCTGGGCGGTCCTCACCCTCCGGTATTATCTCCTGGGGAGGGAGTTCACGCTCTGTTCGGACCACGCGcccctccaatggctccaccgtATGAAGGAcaccaacgcgcggatcactcGTTGGTACCTTGCTTTGCAACCATTCAAGTTCcaggtgatccacaggccgGGGACTCAGATGGCGGTGGCCGACTTTCTCTCCCGGAGGGGGGGGGACGAGGCTACAGGCCGGATGGGgcctcggcctgagtcgggcggtgggggtatgtggaaaggggggcgtggtctagcgcggtctgcggcagaggggcgtgtcgggagtatgacggtgagtaagcagatcaacgctagagtgaaatcacctgcttcttgttctagtaattggcgaggagacgcatttaaggcacgacaaaggagaagagaggagagagagaaaccaggctgggAAAGCACACATCGACGGACCGAGAGAGACAAGCTGTCTAGGAGTGTCCGAGAGAAAGGAAAGATTCGTCACAACCAGAGAGATTGTGTTATTGAGTGAGCGGGTCTACAACCCGGAagtattgtagtaaataaaaacCGATTCATACGCTTTCCCAGCGACGCCGactccgcctcctttcttccacaAACCTGAACCTTGCTACATACATGTTTCTAATTTTCTGAGTGAAAACCAAAGTCATGGGTTTAATTCCTCTTGGGAATGCGTacactgataaaatgtatgaatgaacaGTAATGCTGTTGCTAATGCAGTGGATGGATCACTGACCGAGATATACTGTAGACATACCTGTTCCTGCATTACAGAATTCTTGAGAGAAGGTGATGTCATCAAGAACCACATAGCCTCCATGTGGACTGTTGAACGCTGCCTCAAACACCAACTTCATGTAACATGAATACATAACAGGACATATTTACTCAACCAAGTcataaaggggtcatatgacacagctaaaacgaTATTatcatgtaatgcaatgtgaatacacaatttaaggttaaaaacgctgtgttttccacatactgtgcatgtttgtgtctcctctttgccatgcctctctgaaacacgcagattttttacaaaggtcGTGTTTCTGAAAAGCCAtatgtgctatgattggctatGATGGTTAACCCGCgcatagtgattggtggaatacagCAAGCTTGTGACGAAAATGTGACagctcttaccatatttggaacatcaggttccatagcaattgtactgacaggtacgcccaccttacttccGTTTACATTTGGGTtgttttagtcaaatcataccacaaactgacgtagatttgtgggggtgtggcgtttcaggcaggtctgggtgagcattaaCTTTAGACAAATTTCAATGTCTAAAACATGCGtgggcaacttaaaacacaccaaggattcagaaaaacacgtatttgcgccatattacccctttaaaacctttatatgaCTGTCGAAGATAATCTGAGAAATATCTCCATGGtaatgtgtccatacaatggaagtcaatgggggatgttGTTGTGTGCTGTAATTTAACTAAGatgcaaataaaatatctgaATCCTTTGAGAGACAGCTGAGAAAGATCTATAGAAATAAAAGAGGTAAAATGGTACAGCACTACCCTTATGTCATGATTcagctatcatgtcatgtttattcttggtcttgcagtggagtcatggcattgccaaagggttttgtgtgagaaggacatggctttgtttatatattggcTGACCATGTGCTTTCTcatgtcttgtctgtgtttcCAGCCCTTTTCGTCTCGTTTAGCCTTCCGTTAGTGTTTAATaagtcacctggtccctattaatcatcctgtgtttgttcccctttaaatagtcctcatgtttcattgtcctgtgctcgttcgttttgtgatttgtatttTGTGCCATGTACCTTGCCTTGCTCCACGTCTTGGATTGAAGTCTTGTATAACCCTCTCTGTCATTCACCTAGTGTAGTGTATTGTAGTCTattgtagtgtagtgtagtgtagtgtagtgtagtgtagtgtagtgtctGTATTAAGTCTTTTTTTCTCCCAGTTTAGGTAGTCCCTGTGCCATTGTTGTATTTCCTTTTAGTCGATTCtccccc
Proteins encoded in this region:
- the mamdc2b gene encoding MAM domain-containing protein 2 isoform X1; translated protein: MLLFYLLSLIVTVKSELLLGSCSFDKSTCGYTSDPDFLSWSLDPTGHFITVNKQAQEAQGNAVLLGADVDGQDWTCFRMVYQVTGNASLQVQKRTDGDSFDRVLWLTQRPSDSWLIANIDLQNSTEPYQIIIESKLRDGGSSVSIFEIKISDNYCIECDFEEPHLCGYTNQWNRNMNWRVGRAEDTKHEDRTGQYMYVDSTDTKRFQEVAKLVSPITNTPMSGCLSFQYQQHHSGDHLFSVFTRDQAGQYQELWRADLPENNHVDWNPEDRVWMPVQVDLKAPYPVELVFEAAFNSPHGGYVVLDDITFSQEFCNAGTEPTFDPSVANCDFESGYCEYTQALTDGPLWKRVSVRPNIYSVGDHTTGSGSFLLANSRFNSQYGYLSRLFGPLMPGNQKYCVKFFYSIRGLSGTDLALYLYYTDGSKQQKIWTQNEMIRNIWIEVELTIQSQKNAQMVFISPCKNVWSCGSVGLDDIKVSLGDCLPLESSLSNPSQCNFDAGFCGYSQDKKDTGDWMLARGPTPTSYTGPRGDHTTGVGHYLYIEASFMPPGNKARLLSSSLRGSREAQCLQFYYHMYGSGTGQLSVYLQTGQEDKETLLWTRYEEQGVSWLRASITYQFDRLHQIVFEATRGASVRSDIAIDDVVFKRGPCRDSAADHIPAGNPSGNSINDIQ
- the mamdc2b gene encoding MAM domain-containing protein 2 isoform X2, which translates into the protein MLLFYLLSLIVTVKSELLLGSCSFDKSTCGYTSDPDFLSWSLDPTGHFITVNKQAQEAQGNAVLLGADVDGQDWTCFRMVYQVTGNASLQVQKRTDGDSFDRVLWLTQRPSDSWLIANIDLQNSTEPYQIIIESKLRDGGSSVSIFEIKISDNYCIECDFEEPHLCGYTNQWNRNMNWRVGRAEDTKHEDRTGQYMYVDSTDTKRFQEVAKLVSPITNTPMSGCLSFQYQQHHSGDHLFSVFTRDQAGQYQELWRADLPENNHVDWNPEDRVWMPVQVDLKAPYPVELVFEAAFNSPHGGYVVLDDITFSQEFCNAGTGSFLLANSRFNSQYGYLSRLFGPLMPGNQKYCVKFFYSIRGLSGTDLALYLYYTDGSKQQKIWTQNEMIRNIWIEVELTIQSQKNAQMVFISPCKNVWSCGSVGLDDIKVSLGDCLPLESSLSNPSQCNFDAGFCGYSQDKKDTGDWMLARGPTPTSYTGPRGDHTTGVGHYLYIEASFMPPGNKARLLSSSLRGSREAQCLQFYYHMYGSGTGQLSVYLQTGQEDKETLLWTRYEEQGVSWLRASITYQFDRLHQIVFEATRGASVRSDIAIDDVVFKRGPCRDSAADHIPAGNPSGNSINDIQ